From the Artemia franciscana unplaced genomic scaffold, ASM3288406v1 Scaffold_3332, whole genome shotgun sequence genome, one window contains:
- the LOC136043158 gene encoding craniofacial development protein 2-like, whose translation MKKADQRVLKQATAFPTSDALDDLPASPSKNWRAGHLLKRRQSLAIGCWNVCSMKCLTTQTFIAGEIHRLGLDILCVSETRINDTLENHEIATPDSENSFFFYNSGPKEGSGSAGVGFLLNIQAQKALIEWEPVSSRLAKARFRSKLFNVTVFAVYAPTRVSSEQAIDTFYAELNEAVKKTPKRDLLIIGGDLNAHVSSRQANGDRSLGIHGYGERCERGTRLVQFAQANNLVIANTLFRHKPSHVITWRSRDGRTSSQLDYLLVSSRWRSSIQNCRAYRGPDTGSKGGSDHTLVKMSVKIRLVARKRKEPPKRFEVARLKDPTVVEQFRVQLSNRFTALEHEHSNESPEDGNSSGSSVNEDWQKFRNTLQEVALETLSKLLEE comes from the coding sequence ATGAAAAAAGCAGATCAAAGAGTGTTAAAACAAGCTACGGCATTCCCGACAAGCGATGCGTTGGATGATTTACCGGCGTCTCCTTCGAAAAATTGGCGAGCTGGACACCTGTTGAAACGAAGACAATCCCTTGCAATAGGGTGCTGGAACGTCTGTTCGATGAAATGTTTGACGACCCAGACTTTCATAGCTGGTGAAATACATCGCCTAGGCCTCGACATCCTCTGTGTATCAGAGACAAGAATAAATGACACACTAGAAAACCATGAGATAGCAACACCAGATTCAGAGAactctttcttcttttataactCAGGACCCAAAGAGGGTAGTGGCAGTGCAGGGGTTGGATTTCTCCTTAACATCCAAGCACAAAAAGCTCTAATAGAATGGGAGCCCGTATCATCTCGCCTTGCAAAAGCTAGATTCCGAAGCAAACTGTTTAATGTTACAGTGTTTGCGGTCTACGCACCCACAAGGGTCAGCTCTGAACAAGCAATAGATACGTTTTACGCCGAACTCAACGAAGCTGTAAAAAAGACCCCCAAACGTGACCTCCTCATTATCGGTGGCGACCTCAACGCACACGTCAGCAGCAGACAGGCAAACGGCGACAGGAGCCTTGGAATTCACGGGTACGGCGAAAGATGCGAACGAGGAACCAGATTGGTCCAATTCGCCCAAGCGAACAACCTCGTAATAGCAAACACCCTTTTCAGACATAAGCCCTCACACGTCATAACCTGGAGATCCAGAGATGGAAGGACATCTTCCCAGCTGGACTACCTACTCGTGTCGTCACGTTGGAGAAGCTCGATCCAGAACTGCAGAGCCTACAGAGGACCTGACACAGGTTCCAAGGGCGGGTCGGATCATACCTTGGTCAAAATGTCTGTGAAGATCAGGCTAGTGGCTCGTAAACGGAAGGAACCCCCAAAAAGATTTGAAGTTGCCCGTCTTAAGGACCCGACAGTAGTAGAACAATTCCGTGTTCAACTTTCAAATCGTTTCACCGCCCTCGAGCATGAACACTCAAATGAGTCTCCTGAGGACGGGAACTCGAGCGGGTCGTCGGTTAACGAAGATTGGCAGAAGTTCCGAAATACACTACAGGAGGTAGCTCTCGAAACTCTCTCGAAACTCTTGGAAGAGTGA